TCTGGTTCTATTCGTTTACGTCACCGTGTGACGTGAAGTGGTCTCGGCGTGTGCTACCCCTCTCCCGTGTGTTACATCCTAGCAGGGGTGTGAGTGACGTGTACGCACGGTCATCATCTTGGTTGCTTGGCTTCTCTGCTGTCgtcgctccctcccttcctcgcgTCATGATTGCTGTCGTTTGGAGGTCTCAGTCCTACCTCTTCTCCGCTTTGCTTGGGATGCCGACTTCACTGCTCCCACCAACGGAGCCCACAGATCGACTCGAAACAGGCTTCTGCTGAGCCAGAAAATGCGTATCaccgcggcgacagcgaccgCCCCTGTCGGTGCCCCAGGCGCCAAAGTGCGCAAGGGAAAAGCAAAGACcatccgcgccgtcgccgcggcaggcgcagTATGGCGCCCCCAATCGCAGCTCATCTTCACCTCCAACGCCACCTCTGTGACGGCACCGTCGAACGGCGAACTTGGTGACTCGAAAACCGCAGGGGCCATCAGCACCAATGGCAGCATCAACGGCTACACCGGCACCTCATCAGCGCTGGCGCTAAAGGCTGCAGGTACTGGAGGCAGTGGCAGCTGTGGGGTTGCCTCGGTGCTCCCCATACCCACCGCGCCATCCTCTGGTAGCGCGCAAgtgcccccgctgccgtcgtcagggtgcgctgcggtggaAAACCAGATTTTGCGGAACGACGCTCTCGAAGCGGTGAGGCGATCAGGCGCCGAGGGTTTTCCACCCTCGCGGGAGAAGGGCGTTGTCAGTTGCACGTTGCCAGCAGCCGAAAAGCAACGCCGTGTCTCGGACATTGCCAGGGCAAATGAGCTCAGCACAGACAACCCCAATACGTTCACCCCTGCTGAGGTGCCGCCTTGGGTGGCTGGCGGCGCCCCTGTCGATGCTTCCAAGGCTGCAGACACCGGTGggggcgccagcgctgcttcTTTCGAAGGAGTGATGGACAACTCGCCCTTCGTGTCGAGCTCCTCCTTGGCCCCTTCCGACACAGGATGTACGCAGCGGACAAAGGCCTCGCACGCAGACCAGCGGCCCTCAGCGACGCAACGGTGCGACAACGGCGCTTTCGCGgagcggccgcagctgctcctgtcGCTCGCGCAGGACAACCGGGGCTTCCTCAATCCTGGCTACTCGTGCGACTCCTCAGACTGGAGCAGTGAGGACAGCGACGCTAGCAGTgggcgtgcaggtgctgacggcagcgccggctcggcaaggcgccagcgcacccCATCTGCGGCACCTTCCAGTCGAGCCGCACCATCGGAGCAGCGCGGAAaagcgtgcggcggcgcgcctccgccggtGCTCACTACGCGTTTGAGTAGCGGCAGGAACCGGACCGCCCTCGCTGTCTTCCCGCTGACCGCCGCAGAGGAGCAGTCAGCCCGGCAAGCGTACGACACCTACCGAGCACAGCAAGAGAAAGCGGGCTATCACAGGAGCGACACCAGCGCCACTAAGCTCCGCTCTCAGCGCTCTGCTTCCGTGTCCCCATCCGCCCTGAGCACTTCCACGTCTGTAGGGAAgcgtgagctgctgcggctacTTCACGGGCTTTATCACCGTGCACAGGCCATGATGGCCTCTACCACAAAGACCGCCGCGCCGACGTCCGCCCCGCCGCAGAGGAAGGCGATGTCGCCAACCATGAGCGTTGGCACGGCAGACCTGCTGCACAAGTTTCCGTCAACCAAGTACCTGCTCAACGCGGCTGAGGCATGCTTTGGCAGCCGTCGTTTCCGAACTCTCATGGCCGCTGTGGTGGCAGACAGTGACGCCCTCGTCCCCATCGTCGTTCGAAACAACGACGGAGGAGCGTCAGCCGTGCCCACCGCTTCACGGTCACGGTTGTCGTCTTCGTCTCAAGGATTGacagtggaggaggcgctctcCTTCTTTAGGCACCTCAAACATGAAATGACCTCGGATGTGGCTAGGCACCGGGAGAGGAGGCAGGCAGAGGCGTCCGCGAAGCCAGAAGCGGCGTCGGGGGACAAAAGACGGAATCGCCCAGCGAAGGCTGCTCCATTACAGCCCCTACTTGACCTGCAGGGCTCGCAGAAGACGCGTAGTACTTCTGCCCCCAGTTGTCAAGCTGCCTCCCAGGTGTGCCGTCTCCCTTCTGCGCAGGCCGGTCGACGCAGCGGCCGACCTCCGCCGACTCCTATTGCGCTGATGGCGGCGAGGCATGTCACGTCGGCATCTTTCCCGCCGTCGTCTACCCcaccttcgccttctccgcaGTTGTCTTCCTCACCGTCGAGGCCAGGGATTCCCGGGGCGATGACGTTGGTGGGCCCTCGGAAGCCAACTGGACGGCGTAAGGGCCCGCGCAGAAAaacagcgctgccgccgccgtcgccccaTCCGTTCGGTAGCAACTCGTGCACGCCCGACGCAACTTACATGGATGACTTCATCCACACATATGTGCAGCGCAAGGCGTTTGCTGAGATCGCCGAAGGACAGGGCTTCCACGACAGCACCACCGTGACATTGGGGAAGCTGATAAAAGTGCTACACTGGTTCGAGCTGGCGCTCGACCCCAGCGTCATCGAGCACCTGTGcggcgtgcaggtgcagcCCGCGCGAGAATCGCCGGACATCTCCATTGACTTCAGTACCTTTGTGAAAATCATCAACTCGGGCTTGTGGTGCCAGCGCTACAGTGGGGGCAGCGGCTCTTCAGCACCCGGCTCCACGTCGGCGGACAACAACGATGATCCGGAGTCcaacgcgtgtgtgccggtgtTGCCACCAGAGGCGCCTGCACGGGCCTCTCCTGTGGCGCTGCCTATTCCTGGCTTGACGGCGGCCGACAGTGCATCGCTCAGCACGGGTGGCGGGGGTGCACCTTGCGCTAAggctgcctcctccaccatCTCAGTGCGTGACATTGGGGGCTCGAATCCGTCGCCACTGGTCCTTGCCCCAGTttctgctgcggcgcatcGTCGATTGAGCAGCCTCAGCAGCATGTCGACTTCAACCGCTTCTTCACCGGCAAGTGGCGGCAGCATGCACAGATCATTTGTGGACACAGATGATGCGTACCCATTGGTAGCTCATGACTCCGCCATCGCAGCGCTCTGCCGCAGTATTcgccagcggctgcgccgagAGCTGCGGCGGAGCGTGAGCAGTGGGTCtaacgcgctgctgcgacccCGAGACAACcaaggcagcggcaacggggctggcgatggcgcggcgcaAAAGGAAGGAAGCGACCCACAGTATTCTCCATCTAGCCGGACGGCGCCGGCTTCCTCGTGCTCGTGGAGGTCGTTGTCTTTggcctcctccgcagcgTCGTCAATGTCCAGGGGGAACGTGAGTGTCGCCGGTCTGGTTGGTGAGAGCGAATCCGCTTCTGCGCGTGACGATGGCGAGGTATTCTCGGCATCGCCACACTTTTCAAAGTGGCGCAGTGACACGAAGTGCAGCACTCCGCTGTCTCACCAgaggctgcgcgagcagcagtcgccgtcgccgcatgTAGGTCATAGGCTGCCTCCTCACTCGCATCCGTACACGCTGACCCCTACCCCAAGAGCCCCGCGTGCACAGCCCGCCAGAAGAGGTGAGGGCGCCGTTGCCTCCCAGTGGTTCCCGACAGCGCAGCGTTGGCAGGGGCACGGGCACCGActcgctgctccgccgcccgcCAGGCCGGCTACTGCGCAAAGACCATCTCTCTCCACTGCCGTGGCGAGGCGGTGTCGCCGGCATCAAGAATCAATGCACTTTATCACGTCCCTGTCGCCTTACAGCAATTCAGGCCATGGCGCCCGACGGTCCGCAAGCCATTGCTGGTCGCGCATCGCGACTCTATCAGCGCTGAGTCGGTCGCGAaggtcgtcgtcgctgcacTCCTGTGACACCCAGTCAGTGGTGAATTCGTTCCAATTTTCAGAGTCCGGCTTGTCTGCCGCTTTCTTGTCCCGGACTTTGCCTGCACAGACGGTGTCGAGGCACCCCAAACGGAACCGTCCATCTAGCGCCTATACGCGACTCACGACGGCACCAACGCATGACGCCTGCACAGCGCACGTGTCAcacccccctctctcaccAGCCATCAgatcgtcgccgctgccgtatcggcggcggctcttCCAGGCCTGCTAGGACGGTGCAGACTGAGGTTGTAGTGAGACATTGCGGATTAGGAGGTCAGTCACGTAGCCAATCAGGTGGACCCGCGTCACCGGCTGGCCTGCCGCTTCCGCCGTCTTGCAGCAGGTCGAGCCGAGCTAGCAGTCCAGTGCTCCGTTTCTCTCGTCGCtagcggcgacagcggtcGCTGCCCGGCCTCCGACGTCTGGCTCGGTCGCTTCGTCTTTTGGCAGGTCTTCAGCTTTCTCATCTGGACTTCGCactggcgtcgccgccgcatTCGGGTGCTGTGAGGAGAGAGCAGGGTTCAACACGCAGCGCAGGGACGTGGCTCAGCGAGTGGCTTCCCTGCCCCAAACTACGGGGGGGGGCCCTGGGGGCCAAATGCGGGGCAGCGTCATCAGCGCGACAGTCGATTGCCTAGCACTAGCGATCGGCCGCAAGGGAAGGTGTTTGCTCGAGACAGCTGCCCAGGCTTTCTCATTTCGGATCCGCTGATATTGGAAGGTGCTGGGTAGGGTGAACATCGCCGCTAGAGATGTCGGTGcagagccccccccccctacacgcacacacacacactaagCGCAGCCTGCGCCGACGCCTGCGACGTGTGCAGAACTCATACCAGGTGTACTACTCCCTTGCACAGCGCTGGTCGAACGTGCGAAGTGCTGTGGACACTGAATGGGTtcaagcgcagcagccccacCAGTAGGGGCGTCATCATGCACTGCAACGGACATTTCACACTAGTTGCGCCTGGGACCACCAGCGACACAAACCGCCGTGCACAGCGTCAGTGGCGAGAGCAAAGCTGCACCGTAACGGCGATGACAACGGCTGGCAAGACCCTCTCGCTGAGCTTTTCTGCCGCTGAGTGAGCATCGATACTGCAGTTCAGCGTTGTGAAGAGCATCCGTGCCGCTCTAATTGCTGCCGGCTGGCACAGTCACACCGACGCGCTTGGTCAGACGACAAACGCGGCGTCAGTCAGCGGCTCCGGCTCCATGGGAGCGGAGTCTTGACTGAGTATATCGTCGAAGCTCTCTCGGCAGTAGAAAGCTGACCGGGCTCTTTGCAAGCCACCAAGGCCCGGGGCAGCGgtccggcagcggctccaATGCGCATCGAGCCCTCGATTCGTCGCTCTGGCAGTACAGCCCTAGCGGCATGT
The window above is part of the Leishmania major strain Friedlin complete genome, chromosome 36 genome. Proteins encoded here:
- a CDS encoding streptococcal hemagglutinin-like protein, whose product is MRITAATATAPVGAPGAKVRKGKAKTIRAVAAAGAVWRPQSQLIFTSNATSVTAPSNGELGDSKTAGAISTNGSINGYTGTSSALALKAAGTGGSGSCGVASVLPIPTAPSSGSAQVPPLPSSGCAAVENQILRNDALEAVRRSGAEGFPPSREKGVVSCTLPAAEKQRRVSDIARANELSTDNPNTFTPAEVPPWVAGGAPVDASKAADTGGGASAASFEGVMDNSPFVSSSSLAPSDTGCTQRTKASHADQRPSATQRCDNGAFAERPQLLLSLAQDNRGFLNPGYSCDSSDWSSEDSDASSGRAGADGSAGSARRQRTPSAAPSSRAAPSEQRGKACGGAPPPVLTTRLSSGRNRTALAVFPLTAAEEQSARQAYDTYRAQQEKAGYHRSDTSATKLRSQRSASVSPSALSTSTSVGKRELLRLLHGLYHRAQAMMASTTKTAAPTSAPPQRKAMSPTMSVGTADLLHKFPSTKYLLNAAEACFGSRRFRTLMAAVVADSDALVPIVVRNNDGGASAVPTASRSRLSSSSQGLTVEEALSFFRHLKHEMTSDVARHRERRQAEASAKPEAASGDKRRNRPAKAAPLQPLLDLQGSQKTRSTSAPSCQAASQVCRLPSAQAGRRSGRPPPTPIALMAARHVTSASFPPSSTPPSPSPQLSSSPSRPGIPGAMTLVGPRKPTGRRKGPRRKTALPPPSPHPFGSNSCTPDATYMDDFIHTYVQRKAFAEIAEGQGFHDSTTVTLGKLIKVLHWFELALDPSVIEHLCGVQVQPARESPDISIDFSTFVKIINSGLWCQRYSGGSGSSAPGSTSADNNDDPESNACVPVLPPEAPARASPVALPIPGLTAADSASLSTGGGGAPCAKAASSTISVRDIGGSNPSPLVLAPVSAAAHRRLSSLSSMSTSTASSPASGGSMHRSFVDTDDAYPLVAHDSAIAALCRSIRQRLRRELRRSVSSGSNALLRPRDNQGSGNGAGDGAAQKEGSDPQYSPSSRTAPASSCSWRSLSLASSAASSMSRGNVSVAGLVGESESASARDDGEVFSASPHFSKWRSDTKCSTPLSHQRLREQQSPSPHVGHRLPPHSHPYTLTPTPRAPRAQPARRGEGAVASQWFPTAQRWQGHGHRLAAPPPARPATAQRPSLSTAVARRCRRHQESMHFITSLSPYSNSGHGARRSASHCWSRIATLSALSRSRRSSSLHSCDTQSVVNSFQFSESGLSAAFLSRTLPAQTVSRHPKRNRPSSAYTRLTTAPTHDACTAHVSHPPLSPAIRSSPLPYRRRLFQAC